A stretch of Eschrichtius robustus isolate mEscRob2 chromosome 6, mEscRob2.pri, whole genome shotgun sequence DNA encodes these proteins:
- the LOC137766081 gene encoding trefoil factor 3: MSLLGRRGMFSESTGPQSLPVTMEARKFWLLVMVLALVSSSSTGQYVGLSPNQCKVPAKERVDCGYPEVTSEQCNNRGCCFDSSIFGVPWCFKPLQETECTF, from the exons ATGAGTCTTCTCGGCCGACGTGGCATGTTCTCTGAGTCGACGGGTCCCCAGAGCCTGCCCGTGACCATGGAGGCCAGAAAGTTCTGGCTGCTGGTGATGGTCCTGGCCTTGGTGTCCTCCAGCTCTACTGGGCAGTACGTGGGCCTGT CACCGAACCAGTGCAAGGTCCCGGCCAAGGAGAGGGTAGACTGCGGCTACCCCGAGGTCACCTCTGAGCAGTGCAACAACCGGGGCTGCTGCTTCGACTCCAGCATCTTCGGGGTGCCCTGGTGCTTCAAGCCCCTGCAGGAAACAG AATGCACCTTCTGA